One genomic segment of Nocardia spumae includes these proteins:
- the moeZ gene encoding adenylyltransferase/sulfurtransferase MoeZ: MSSPLSLPPLVEPAAELTRDEVARYSRHLIIPDLGMDGQKRLKNAKVLVIGAGGLGSPALLYLAAAGVGTLGIVEFDEVDASNLQRQIIHGESDIGRSKADSARDSILEINSGISVVLHKIRLEPENAVELFAQYDLIVDGTDNFATRYLVNDAAVLAGKPYVWGSIYRFEGQVSVFWEDAPDGRGINYRDLYPEAPPPGMVPSCAEGGVLGVLCASIGSIMVTEAIKLITGIGETLLGRLMVYDALDMNYRTIKLRRDPERQPITELIDYEAFCGVVSEEGQAAAVGSTVTARELKDMLDAGKDVAIVDVREPVEWDIVRIDGATLIPKDRILSGEALAELPQNTPIVLHCKTGIRSAEALAALKRAGFSDATHLQGGIIAWANQIDPSLPVY; encoded by the coding sequence GTGTCATCACCACTGTCCCTGCCACCGCTGGTCGAGCCGGCCGCGGAGCTGACCAGGGATGAGGTCGCCCGCTACAGCCGGCATCTGATCATTCCGGATCTCGGTATGGACGGGCAGAAACGCTTGAAGAACGCCAAGGTCCTGGTGATCGGTGCGGGTGGTCTGGGATCACCGGCACTGCTGTATCTGGCCGCGGCCGGTGTCGGCACCCTGGGCATCGTGGAATTCGACGAGGTGGACGCGTCGAATCTGCAGCGGCAGATCATTCACGGCGAATCCGATATCGGCCGCAGCAAGGCCGACAGCGCGCGCGATTCGATTCTGGAGATCAATTCCGGCATCAGCGTGGTGCTGCACAAGATTCGGCTGGAACCGGAGAACGCGGTCGAGCTGTTCGCGCAGTACGACCTGATCGTCGACGGTACCGACAACTTCGCCACCCGCTATCTGGTCAACGATGCCGCGGTGCTCGCCGGGAAGCCCTATGTCTGGGGTTCGATCTACCGGTTCGAGGGGCAGGTCTCGGTGTTCTGGGAGGACGCCCCGGACGGTCGCGGCATCAACTACCGCGACCTGTACCCGGAGGCCCCGCCGCCGGGTATGGTCCCGTCCTGCGCCGAGGGCGGTGTGCTGGGCGTGCTGTGCGCGTCGATCGGTTCGATCATGGTGACCGAGGCGATCAAGCTGATCACCGGCATCGGGGAGACCCTGCTGGGCCGGCTGATGGTCTACGACGCACTGGATATGAACTACCGCACCATCAAGCTGCGCCGCGATCCCGAGCGGCAGCCCATCACCGAGCTCATCGATTACGAGGCGTTCTGCGGTGTGGTCTCCGAGGAGGGCCAGGCCGCGGCCGTGGGTTCCACGGTCACCGCTCGCGAGCTCAAGGACATGCTCGACGCGGGCAAGGATGTCGCGATCGTCGACGTCCGCGAGCCGGTGGAGTGGGATATCGTCCGCATCGACGGCGCGACCCTGATTCCCAAGGACCGCATCCTGTCCGGTGAGGCGCTGGCCGAACTCCCGCAGAACACCCCGATCGTGTTGCACTGCAAGACCGGTATCCGTTCCGCGGAGGCCTTGGCGGCGTTGAAGCGCGCCGGATTCTCCGACGCCACCCACCTGCAGGGCGGAATCATCGCCTGGGCCAACCAGATCGACCCGAGCCTGCCGGTGTACTAG
- a CDS encoding ferritin-like fold-containing protein, with protein MGANTSGALGVSTESDHRIPADHLGVTDLFAVLAYGEISAFYRLAEEAKLSPTLRGKVAAAKMAAAEMAHFETLETALQGRGVDVFDAMAPFVRALDAYHASTDPSTWLESMVKFYVGDGIAADFYTVLADSLAPEVATVVHDVLAETHHSEFVVEEVRRAVTVSRSERDRLTLWGRRLLGEAITQAQFVMAQRDELTEIVLTATGDLNGVAALFERMQNSHAERMRVLSLG; from the coding sequence ATGGGTGCAAACACATCTGGCGCGCTGGGTGTTTCGACCGAATCCGATCATCGAATCCCCGCCGACCATCTCGGTGTCACCGATCTGTTCGCGGTGCTCGCCTACGGTGAGATCTCCGCGTTCTACCGCTTGGCGGAAGAGGCGAAATTATCGCCGACGCTGCGCGGCAAGGTCGCGGCGGCCAAGATGGCCGCCGCCGAAATGGCGCATTTCGAAACACTCGAAACCGCACTGCAGGGTCGTGGTGTCGATGTTTTCGACGCGATGGCGCCGTTCGTGCGGGCACTGGACGCCTATCACGCGTCGACCGACCCCTCGACCTGGCTCGAGTCGATGGTCAAGTTCTACGTCGGTGACGGTATCGCGGCCGATTTCTACACCGTGCTCGCCGATTCGCTCGCACCCGAGGTGGCCACGGTCGTTCACGACGTCCTGGCCGAGACCCACCATTCGGAATTCGTCGTCGAGGAGGTGCGCCGGGCGGTCACGGTGAGCCGCTCGGAGCGCGATCGGCTCACCCTGTGGGGGCGTCGGCTGCTGGGTGAGGCCATCACCCAGGCGCAGTTCGTGATGGCGCAGCGTGACGAGCTGACCGAAATCGTGCTGACCGCGACCGGTGATCTCAACGGGGTGGCGGCACTGTTCGAGCGGATGCAGAACTCACATGCCGAGCGGATGCGGGTGCTGAGCCTGGGATGA
- a CDS encoding TIGR02569 family protein gives MTSVEPPEHVRATFGLREVSPVALGDWDGGWRCGDVVLSPVADHARAAWSAKVRETLQVDGVRLARPVRATDGRYVVSGWRADTFMEGTPEPRHDEVVSVSLRLHHATARLERPRFLVQQPIAPWVDVDVFVAADRAAWETVPLRSLKAGGMLPAASLDGRHSIDMLAQLATLRKPVQTPSQLVHGDLFGTVLFAGGQAPGLTDITPYWRPASWAAGVIVVDALSWGGADPGLLERWSDMPEWPQMLLRAVMFRLAVHALHPRSTSEAFPGLAHTADMIRLMV, from the coding sequence GTGACATCTGTCGAACCTCCGGAGCATGTGCGGGCCACCTTCGGCCTGCGCGAAGTGTCCCCGGTCGCGCTGGGCGACTGGGACGGTGGGTGGCGATGCGGGGATGTGGTGCTCAGCCCGGTAGCGGATCATGCCCGTGCGGCGTGGTCGGCGAAGGTGCGTGAGACGCTGCAGGTGGACGGGGTGCGACTGGCCCGGCCGGTCCGCGCCACCGATGGTCGCTATGTGGTCTCCGGGTGGCGGGCCGACACCTTCATGGAGGGCACGCCCGAACCGCGTCACGACGAGGTGGTGTCGGTGTCGTTGCGCCTGCACCACGCCACCGCGCGGCTGGAACGGCCGCGCTTTCTGGTACAGCAGCCCATCGCGCCCTGGGTCGATGTCGACGTCTTCGTCGCCGCCGATCGGGCAGCCTGGGAGACGGTGCCGCTGCGTAGCCTCAAGGCCGGCGGGATGCTGCCCGCGGCCTCCCTGGACGGCCGTCACAGCATCGATATGCTCGCGCAGCTGGCGACCTTGCGAAAGCCGGTGCAGACCCCGTCGCAGCTGGTGCACGGTGATCTGTTCGGCACGGTGTTGTTCGCCGGCGGGCAGGCGCCCGGGCTGACCGACATCACCCCGTACTGGCGGCCCGCGTCCTGGGCCGCCGGGGTGATCGTGGTCGACGCGCTGTCGTGGGGCGGTGCGGATCCGGGTCTGCTGGAGCGGTGGTCGGATATGCCGGAGTGGCCGCAGATGTTGTTGCGCGCGGTCATGTTCCGGCTGGCGGTGCACGCGCTGCATCCGCGGTCGACGTCGGAAGCCTTTCCCGGCCTGGCGCATACCGCCGACATGATCCGCCTGATGGTGTAG
- a CDS encoding DUF3107 domain-containing protein: MEVKIGISDSPRELVIASSQTPEEVEALVSAALGGSGGVLALEDEKGRKYLIQAAKVAYVEIGTSTSGRVGFAAV; encoded by the coding sequence GTGGAGGTCAAGATCGGCATTTCGGATAGCCCGCGGGAACTGGTCATCGCCAGCTCGCAGACCCCCGAGGAGGTCGAAGCGCTGGTATCCGCGGCTCTGGGCGGTTCGGGTGGGGTGCTGGCGCTCGAGGACGAGAAAGGGCGCAAGTATCTGATCCAGGCAGCCAAGGTCGCCTATGTCGAAATCGGCACCTCCACCAGCGGCCGCGTCGGCTTCGCCGCGGTGTAG
- a CDS encoding Rv3212 family protein produces MLAPERRTRADLYAAVAIAVVVAIAAVVVWANSAARGTESDPAAHPASVAPAADRLPENLTERWHAPDGVARRALTSSGVAVTGDGGTVTGLDPATGHEVWSYRRDLPLCGLESQFATVIATYRDDRGCSQTTMLGAEDGRRRTARSSYMDSEVRLSSDGTYVLAQGADRLEMWRSDLVRTLEYGYVDAPVNPHTQPRHDCRLLSAGSGGSRLAVLERCPDDAADRLTVLNPAPKDASAPEEYGSHVLTEPGAAAADARVIAVADNRIVLYLPGTETAPPEFAIYDTSANSLAAHRLTAPIGDNSTVTRLGSAYFVFTGNSVIALNATTFEPMWTAPDALGSPAMMAGHILIPVADGIAALDPGSGAQQRRIPLRRSDYHGEPISLAISGPVVLEQRGGRLYGIS; encoded by the coding sequence GTGCTCGCACCCGAGCGGCGGACGCGCGCCGACCTCTATGCCGCAGTCGCGATCGCCGTCGTCGTGGCGATCGCGGCTGTTGTCGTGTGGGCGAACAGTGCTGCCCGCGGGACCGAATCCGATCCCGCGGCGCATCCGGCATCGGTCGCCCCGGCCGCCGACCGGCTGCCGGAAAACCTCACCGAACGCTGGCACGCCCCCGACGGTGTCGCGCGCCGGGCACTGACCTCGAGCGGTGTCGCCGTCACCGGCGACGGCGGGACCGTCACCGGACTCGATCCGGCCACCGGGCACGAGGTGTGGAGCTACCGGCGCGATCTGCCGCTGTGCGGCCTGGAGAGCCAGTTCGCCACCGTCATCGCCACCTACCGCGACGACCGCGGCTGCAGTCAGACCACCATGCTCGGCGCCGAGGACGGTCGGCGGCGCACCGCGCGCAGCAGTTATATGGACTCCGAGGTCCGGCTCAGCTCCGACGGCACCTATGTCCTGGCTCAGGGCGCCGACCGGCTCGAGATGTGGCGCTCGGATCTGGTCCGCACCCTCGAATACGGCTATGTCGACGCGCCGGTGAATCCGCACACCCAGCCCCGGCACGACTGCCGGTTGCTGTCGGCGGGCTCGGGCGGCAGCAGGCTGGCAGTGCTCGAACGCTGCCCCGACGACGCCGCCGACCGGCTTACCGTGCTGAATCCGGCGCCCAAGGACGCCTCCGCTCCGGAGGAGTACGGCTCACATGTGCTCACCGAGCCGGGCGCCGCGGCCGCCGATGCCCGCGTCATCGCGGTCGCGGACAATCGGATCGTGCTGTATCTGCCCGGAACCGAGACCGCACCACCGGAATTCGCGATCTACGATACTTCGGCCAATTCACTTGCGGCGCACCGGCTCACCGCGCCGATCGGCGACAACAGCACCGTCACCCGACTGGGATCGGCGTATTTCGTCTTCACCGGCAACAGCGTGATCGCGTTGAACGCCACCACATTCGAACCGATGTGGACCGCGCCCGATGCCCTGGGCTCGCCCGCCATGATGGCCGGCCACATCCTGATTCCGGTCGCCGACGGTATCGCGGCCCTGGATCCGGGCAGCGGAGCGCAACAGAGGCGAATTCCGCTGCGACGCAGCGACTACCACGGCGAGCCGATATCGCTGGCGATCAGCGGCCCGGTGGTGCTGGAACAGCGTGGCGGCCGGCTCTACGGGATCAGCTGA
- a CDS encoding alpha/beta fold hydrolase — protein sequence MSLAETVGAAARNAWALTFGDGIEAPAPTPSTVLWDEPHRLLRRYDIDPAGPPPADDAAVLLVPPLAAPATCFDLRPDQSLARFLLEIGRRPYLVDYGEIGFADRRMGFEDWVDDILPEAVRRVSADRDGAPVDLVGWSLGGVLALLTAAADATLPIRSITVIGAPLDYNRVNGVPQVRALARLDGGLTMSTLIRAAGGVPAPLTRLAYRAAAWDRELRRPLFLANNLADAATLARMETIDRFQSQLPGYPGRFYNQLWSRFMLANDIGRGVVHIGAQPIVLAEITAPVLLVGGPQDVITPAAAVAHGRDTLTGAREVRYEDAPGSHLGILIARDTTWGYLEKFLRDQA from the coding sequence GTGAGCTTGGCAGAGACCGTGGGCGCCGCGGCCCGCAACGCATGGGCGCTGACCTTCGGCGACGGCATCGAAGCCCCCGCGCCCACCCCGTCGACCGTACTGTGGGACGAACCGCACCGCCTGCTGCGCCGATACGACATCGACCCCGCCGGGCCGCCGCCGGCCGACGACGCCGCGGTGCTGCTGGTGCCGCCGCTGGCCGCCCCGGCGACGTGTTTCGATCTGCGACCGGATCAGAGCCTGGCCCGCTTCCTGCTCGAGATCGGGCGGCGTCCCTACCTGGTCGACTACGGCGAGATCGGCTTCGCCGACCGCCGCATGGGCTTCGAGGACTGGGTCGACGACATCCTGCCGGAGGCCGTACGGCGGGTATCGGCCGATCGCGACGGCGCACCGGTCGACCTCGTCGGCTGGTCGCTCGGCGGAGTGCTGGCGCTGCTGACCGCTGCGGCCGACGCGACGCTGCCGATTCGATCGATCACCGTGATCGGCGCACCGCTGGACTACAACCGTGTCAACGGAGTGCCACAGGTCCGCGCGCTGGCGCGGCTCGACGGCGGCCTCACCATGTCCACGCTGATCCGCGCGGCCGGCGGCGTCCCGGCTCCGCTGACCCGACTGGCCTACCGGGCCGCGGCCTGGGATCGGGAACTGCGCCGACCGCTGTTCCTGGCCAACAATCTGGCCGATGCGGCCACGCTGGCACGGATGGAGACCATCGACCGATTCCAATCGCAGTTGCCGGGCTATCCGGGGCGTTTCTACAACCAGCTGTGGAGCCGGTTCATGCTGGCCAACGACATCGGCAGGGGAGTGGTGCACATCGGGGCGCAGCCCATCGTGCTGGCCGAGATCACCGCACCGGTACTGCTGGTCGGCGGGCCTCAGGACGTCATCACGCCCGCGGCCGCGGTGGCGCACGGCCGGGACACGCTGACCGGTGCGCGCGAGGTGCGCTACGAGGACGCGCCCGGCAGTCATCTGGGCATCCTGATCGCCCGCGACACCACCTGGGGCTACCTCGAGAAATTCCTGCGGGACCAGGCATGA
- a CDS encoding acid phosphatase, with product MSASDRDYRLVVLRHGETAWSAARKHTGRTDIALTARGEEQARAAAPVLAELDLSDPLVLTSPRKRAVHTAELAGLQDPRVVDDLAEWDYGEYEGRTTPQIRETVPGWTIFTGVVPGGESLEAVSDRADRVLESVQPALRTRDVVLVGHGHFSRVLIARWAEFPAREGRRFFLSTAAISVLGHDHQARTILAHNLVPAQDGGR from the coding sequence ATGAGTGCATCGGACAGGGACTATCGACTGGTGGTGTTGCGGCACGGCGAAACCGCGTGGTCGGCGGCGCGCAAACATACCGGACGCACCGATATCGCGCTCACGGCACGCGGTGAGGAGCAGGCCCGGGCCGCCGCGCCCGTGCTGGCCGAACTCGACCTCAGCGATCCGCTGGTGCTGACCAGTCCCCGCAAACGCGCGGTGCACACCGCCGAACTGGCCGGGCTGCAGGATCCGCGCGTCGTTGACGACCTGGCCGAATGGGATTACGGCGAATACGAGGGCCGCACCACGCCGCAGATCCGCGAAACCGTGCCGGGCTGGACCATTTTCACCGGTGTGGTGCCCGGCGGCGAATCCCTCGAGGCGGTGTCGGACCGCGCCGACCGCGTCCTCGAATCGGTTCAGCCGGCCCTGCGTACCCGCGATGTCGTCCTGGTGGGCCACGGACACTTCTCCCGTGTGCTGATCGCGCGCTGGGCCGAATTCCCGGCGCGCGAGGGGCGGCGCTTCTTCCTGTCGACCGCCGCGATCAGCGTGCTCGGCCACGACCATCAGGCCCGCACCATCCTGGCCCACAATCTCGTGCCCGCGCAGGACGGTGGCCGATGA
- a CDS encoding DUF4241 domain-containing protein translates to MTGRGAPLEVTYGEGWDGTAGRVAGPIAVEEARSRDAAGEPYAVVLTAAGSALPVAVLHIAWNDDYLGLWWFDEFGRRDREVDLRRLESERLFLRHDERWRYPDRETLEFSETSWHVTTDLFPDGRGRQVVEPRGRLGGSTYTVPELPVDRRWLPRPAFGDWAELLNVPVLGSGTTYRIRGNSPDPAEPSSGAPQPFGWHAPAPYSEPLLDTLFTPGASVTNEESPDPIAIEVRTISSYTVTGSAVAFCDPQPVPSEGTDDLVIVDIPSGTYPLQESVVSYEGEMFGESFTVRESYAYRLLISDAPTVSWTMAIRTGDDPRLLRDGERSGFPVDTGTGCLVDVTARSALMRRFRDGESSPDEQYPDFDRVTDPDVGAELLAFPTGGDGDVTVWIGHDIQGNVTAVAIPMPLALIGVEPWTTEAAPTVA, encoded by the coding sequence ATGACAGGACGAGGCGCACCTCTCGAGGTGACGTACGGCGAGGGCTGGGACGGGACGGCTGGGCGCGTGGCGGGCCCGATCGCGGTGGAGGAGGCGCGGTCGCGGGACGCGGCCGGTGAACCCTACGCGGTCGTGCTGACGGCGGCGGGTAGTGCGTTGCCCGTCGCGGTGTTGCATATCGCGTGGAACGACGACTACCTGGGTTTGTGGTGGTTCGATGAATTCGGGCGTCGCGACCGCGAGGTGGATCTGCGTCGTCTCGAATCCGAGCGCTTGTTCTTGCGCCATGACGAAAGATGGCGTTACCCGGATCGCGAAACCCTCGAATTCTCCGAGACCAGCTGGCACGTGACCACCGATCTGTTTCCCGATGGCAGGGGGCGTCAGGTCGTGGAGCCGAGGGGGCGTCTCGGCGGCTCCACCTACACGGTGCCGGAGTTGCCGGTCGATCGGCGATGGCTACCGCGGCCGGCATTCGGTGACTGGGCGGAGCTGCTCAACGTCCCCGTGCTGGGATCGGGGACCACATACCGGATTCGTGGGAACTCGCCGGATCCGGCCGAGCCGTCCAGCGGCGCACCGCAGCCGTTCGGCTGGCACGCGCCGGCCCCGTACTCGGAGCCGCTACTGGACACGCTGTTCACCCCGGGCGCCTCGGTCACCAACGAAGAGAGCCCCGATCCCATCGCCATCGAGGTTCGAACGATCTCCAGCTACACCGTGACCGGGTCCGCCGTGGCGTTCTGCGACCCCCAGCCGGTCCCGTCGGAGGGCACGGACGACCTCGTCATCGTCGACATTCCTTCCGGCACATACCCGTTGCAGGAATCCGTGGTCAGCTACGAGGGCGAGATGTTCGGGGAATCCTTCACCGTCCGGGAAAGCTACGCGTACCGCCTGCTGATCAGCGACGCGCCCACCGTCTCCTGGACGATGGCCATCCGGACCGGCGACGACCCGCGCCTGCTGCGCGACGGCGAGCGCTCGGGATTCCCCGTCGACACCGGTACCGGCTGCCTCGTCGATGTCACCGCGCGGTCGGCGTTGATGCGACGCTTCCGGGACGGCGAATCGTCGCCCGACGAGCAATACCCGGATTTCGACAGAGTCACGGATCCGGACGTCGGCGCCGAATTGCTGGCCTTCCCGACCGGAGGAGACGGCGACGTCACCGTCTGGATCGGTCACGACATCCAGGGGAACGTGACCGCTGTGGCGATCCCGATGCCGCTCGCGCTGATCGGAGTCGAACCCTGGACAACGGAGGCGGCGCCGACGGTCGCGTAA
- a CDS encoding DUF3152 domain-containing protein: MESPDDPQRNRQQPSELPEVYDPLGLYSGDREFAPGGDRSHQPLRAKWDPTDAGDSANRPRPERDTKKQSALGRFVSAYGWRAYALPILAVITVLVAVDAVKGGTESASGPTPALGRLSQHTSNAGIIGAPPKGDGKFGGELSSGALPAGGAFTEAGADSWHLVPGTTPQVGAAQEHLFTYTVEVENGVDTSSLGGDDSVAKMIEATLANPKSWTHDPRFGFRRIDNGEPDFRISLTSRQTTKSACGFEIPIDSSCYNSDLDRVVLSEVRWVRGATAFEGDIGSYRQYQINHEVGHAIGYHEHQPCENDGGLAPVMMQQTFGTRNNDIATLDPQGVVPMDGKKCRFNPWPYPRG; encoded by the coding sequence ATGGAATCGCCCGATGACCCGCAGCGCAACCGGCAGCAACCCTCCGAACTCCCCGAAGTCTACGATCCGCTCGGCCTGTATTCCGGTGATCGTGAGTTCGCGCCCGGCGGGGACCGCTCGCATCAGCCGCTGCGCGCGAAGTGGGACCCCACCGACGCCGGCGACTCCGCGAATCGGCCACGCCCGGAACGCGATACGAAGAAGCAGAGCGCACTGGGCAGGTTCGTTTCCGCTTACGGCTGGCGTGCCTACGCACTTCCGATACTGGCGGTGATCACCGTGCTGGTGGCCGTGGACGCCGTCAAGGGGGGTACCGAATCTGCCAGCGGCCCCACCCCAGCCCTGGGAAGGCTCAGTCAGCACACCAGTAACGCGGGCATCATCGGCGCACCCCCGAAGGGGGATGGCAAATTCGGCGGCGAGCTGTCGTCGGGGGCGCTGCCGGCCGGTGGCGCCTTCACCGAGGCGGGCGCCGACTCCTGGCATCTCGTGCCCGGTACGACGCCTCAGGTCGGGGCGGCACAGGAACATCTGTTCACCTACACGGTCGAAGTCGAGAACGGGGTGGATACGTCCTCGCTGGGTGGTGACGACTCGGTCGCCAAAATGATCGAGGCGACGCTGGCAAACCCCAAGAGCTGGACCCACGATCCGCGCTTCGGCTTTCGCCGCATCGATAACGGTGAACCGGATTTCCGGATTTCGCTGACCTCGCGGCAGACCACCAAGTCCGCCTGCGGTTTCGAAATTCCGATCGACTCCTCCTGCTACAACTCGGATCTGGACCGGGTGGTGCTGTCCGAGGTGCGGTGGGTGCGCGGGGCGACCGCCTTCGAGGGGGATATCGGTTCCTATCGCCAATACCAGATCAACCACGAGGTCGGGCACGCGATCGGCTATCACGAACATCAGCCGTGCGAGAACGACGGCGGACTGGCGCCGGTGATGATGCAGCAGACCTTCGGGACCCGCAACAACGACATCGCGACCTTGGATCCACAGGGCGTGGTGCCCATGGACGGCAAGAAATGCCGGTTCAATCCCTGGCCGTATCCTCGGGGTTAG
- a CDS encoding DEAD/DEAH box helicase: protein MSDTLLTAELDPTHTAPSFTELGVRPEIVRALGEIGIERTFAIQELTLPLALAGDDLIGQARTGMGKTFGFGVPLLHRISSTGSGTTALDGTPRALVIVPTRELCIQVTQDLENAGKYLRNQQGPLRVTSIYGGRPYDAQIAALREGVDVVVGTPGRLLDLAEQQHLILGKVGVLVLDEADEMLDLGFLPDIERILSMVPDQRQTMLFSATMPGPIITLARTFLHKPTHIRAEEPHDSAVHDRTAQFVYRAHALDKSELIARILQAESRGATMIFTRTKRTAQKVADDLAERGFAVGAVHGDLGQIAREKALDKFRKGKIDVLVATDVAARGIDIDDVTHVVNYQCPEDEKTYVHRIGRTGRAGRTGVAVTLVDWDELHRWESINSALGLDIPEPVETYSRSEHLRADLGIPESATGTLRRAPARDADAVVVEREARAPRKRNRRRTRGGQPVEGGGAEQTTTDSDPTDESASKSESSASQPVSDDQPEGDKPARRRRRRRRKPAADNGDTAAAADASDSGSGGADQAAASV, encoded by the coding sequence TTGTCGGACACGCTGCTCACAGCGGAACTGGACCCCACACACACCGCTCCGTCATTCACCGAATTGGGAGTGCGCCCGGAAATCGTGCGCGCACTCGGCGAGATCGGAATCGAACGTACTTTCGCGATCCAGGAGCTGACGCTGCCCCTGGCGCTGGCCGGCGACGATCTGATCGGCCAGGCCCGCACCGGTATGGGTAAGACCTTCGGATTCGGCGTACCGCTGCTGCATCGAATTTCTTCGACCGGTTCCGGCACCACCGCATTGGACGGCACTCCCCGCGCATTGGTCATCGTGCCCACCCGCGAGTTGTGCATTCAGGTCACCCAGGATCTGGAGAATGCCGGTAAATATCTGCGCAATCAGCAGGGCCCGCTGCGCGTCACCTCGATCTACGGCGGACGGCCCTACGACGCCCAGATCGCGGCTCTGCGCGAGGGTGTCGACGTCGTCGTCGGTACGCCCGGCCGTCTGCTGGATCTGGCCGAACAGCAACATCTGATCCTCGGCAAGGTCGGCGTTCTGGTGCTCGACGAGGCCGACGAAATGCTCGATCTGGGTTTCCTGCCCGATATCGAGCGCATTCTGTCGATGGTTCCTGATCAGCGCCAGACCATGCTGTTCTCGGCCACCATGCCGGGACCGATCATCACCCTGGCTCGCACGTTCCTGCACAAACCGACCCATATCCGGGCCGAGGAACCGCACGATTCGGCGGTCCACGATCGCACCGCGCAATTCGTCTATCGCGCGCACGCACTGGACAAGAGCGAATTGATCGCGCGAATTCTGCAGGCCGAGAGCCGCGGCGCCACCATGATCTTCACCCGCACCAAACGCACCGCCCAGAAGGTCGCCGACGATCTGGCCGAGCGCGGTTTCGCGGTGGGCGCGGTCCACGGCGACCTGGGACAGATCGCCCGTGAGAAGGCGCTCGACAAATTCCGCAAGGGCAAGATCGACGTCCTGGTCGCCACCGATGTCGCCGCGCGCGGTATCGATATCGACGATGTCACCCATGTCGTCAACTACCAGTGCCCGGAGGACGAGAAGACCTACGTGCACCGCATCGGCCGCACCGGCCGGGCCGGGCGCACCGGTGTCGCGGTGACCCTGGTCGACTGGGACGAACTGCACCGCTGGGAAAGTATCAATTCCGCACTGGGACTTGACATTCCGGAGCCGGTGGAAACCTACTCCCGCTCCGAGCACCTGCGCGCCGATCTCGGCATCCCGGAGAGCGCGACCGGAACGCTACGGCGCGCTCCCGCGCGCGACGCCGACGCCGTGGTGGTCGAACGGGAAGCCCGGGCGCCGCGCAAGCGCAACCGGCGCCGCACCCGCGGCGGACAGCCGGTCGAGGGCGGCGGTGCCGAGCAGACCACCACCGACTCCGACCCCACCGACGAGTCGGCGAGCAAGTCCGAATCGTCTGCGTCCCAGCCGGTTTCGGACGATCAGCCCGAGGGTGACAAGCCGGCCCGCCGCCGTCGCCGTCGTCGCCGCAAGCCCGCCGCGGACAACGGTGACACCGCCGCCGCGGCGGACGCATCGGACTCCGGTTCCGGTGGCGCGGATCAGGCTGCCGCGTCGGTCTAG
- a CDS encoding TetR/AcrR family transcriptional regulator — translation MTDLVDRMTSSRLSSEAMAPSKRGTRLPREARRAQLLAAASEVFVLRGYHAAGMDEISQCAGVSKPVLYQHFSSKLELYLAVLQNYIDALVSSVRQALRSTTDNRQRVRAAVAAYFDFVDHETQGFRLVFESDLTSEPQVQRRVEQATEACVDAVFDLVAHDSGLDPYRARILAVGLVGASQITARYWLEADRPIPKEEAVDTTVQLCWGGLSRVPLSQR, via the coding sequence ATGACTGACCTCGTGGACCGGATGACGTCGTCGCGACTGTCGTCCGAGGCCATGGCACCGAGCAAGCGCGGAACCCGCCTACCCCGCGAGGCCCGCCGTGCCCAACTGCTCGCCGCGGCCAGCGAGGTTTTCGTACTACGCGGCTATCACGCCGCCGGCATGGACGAGATCTCGCAATGCGCCGGTGTCTCCAAACCCGTTCTGTACCAGCACTTTTCGAGTAAGCTCGAACTCTATTTGGCGGTGCTGCAGAACTATATCGACGCCCTGGTCTCCAGTGTCCGCCAGGCGCTGCGCTCGACCACGGACAACCGCCAACGCGTCCGCGCCGCGGTCGCGGCCTACTTCGACTTCGTCGACCACGAGACCCAGGGTTTCCGGCTGGTCTTCGAATCCGACCTCACCAGCGAGCCGCAGGTGCAGCGCCGCGTCGAGCAAGCCACCGAGGCCTGTGTGGACGCGGTGTTCGACCTCGTCGCGCACGATTCCGGCCTGGACCCCTACCGGGCCCGCATCCTGGCCGTGGGACTGGTGGGCGCCAGCCAGATCACCGCACGCTACTGGCTCGAGGCCGACCGGCCGATCCCCAAGGAAGAGGCGGTCGACACCACGGTCCAGCTCTGTTGGGGTGGGCTGTCGCGCGTGCCGCTGTCGCAGCGTTGA